A region from the Deltaproteobacteria bacterium genome encodes:
- a CDS encoding DUF21 domain-containing protein, with protein sequence MAAWPFLMSLLGVLLVFSAFFSGSETALMAVDRWRLRHLARKGGKPLLVQKTLEEPDKLISTILLGNNLVNVAASAIATSLAVSWLGDGGVIWATLVMTVLILIVAELTPKTIAAYYPEKVAILVIRPITVLIVVLYPVVRLLAAVSGKMIGLLGIGKADRRSIPSPDEIAVMIKASAEQGVLRKRDEEMLQAVLALDKIRVESVMVPMRDVVSFDVEMPWQDVFDIARRREFSRYPVYQGQKTEVLGFVHIKDLFKWHIRPDDFSLRKILRQATFVPEGKSARKQLVDFQKSRLHLAFVVDEYGEVVGIVTLEDILEEIVGEIEDEHDRFLRRIQRRSDGSYAVDGSLSIRHLNKWLGWNLPEDGYQTIAGFVLTLFGRLPEKGEEVEWQNFNFRVDQMFAKSITRIVVQKKKESL encoded by the coding sequence ATGGCTGCTTGGCCTTTCCTCATGTCGTTGCTAGGTGTTCTTCTGGTGTTTTCCGCCTTTTTTTCTGGCTCAGAGACAGCTCTGATGGCTGTTGATCGCTGGCGCCTCCGCCACCTGGCCAGAAAGGGAGGCAAACCACTGTTAGTACAGAAAACTCTCGAAGAGCCTGACAAACTCATCAGTACCATCTTGCTGGGCAACAACCTGGTAAATGTGGCGGCATCTGCCATTGCCACCAGCCTTGCAGTGTCCTGGCTGGGTGACGGCGGCGTTATCTGGGCCACCCTCGTAATGACTGTTCTTATATTGATTGTGGCGGAACTGACCCCCAAGACAATTGCAGCCTATTATCCTGAGAAGGTTGCCATTCTCGTTATTCGACCGATTACGGTGCTAATTGTTGTTCTTTATCCAGTGGTCAGACTGCTTGCTGCAGTGAGCGGCAAGATGATCGGCTTGTTGGGTATAGGCAAAGCCGACCGACGTTCCATTCCCAGTCCTGATGAGATTGCTGTAATGATTAAAGCAAGTGCTGAGCAAGGCGTCTTGAGAAAAAGAGACGAGGAGATGCTGCAGGCGGTCCTTGCCCTTGACAAAATACGGGTAGAGTCGGTTATGGTTCCCATGAGAGACGTGGTATCATTCGATGTGGAGATGCCATGGCAAGATGTGTTTGACATTGCGCGCCGCCGGGAGTTTTCCCGTTATCCTGTATATCAGGGCCAGAAGACCGAAGTCCTAGGATTTGTTCATATCAAGGATCTGTTCAAGTGGCACATTAGACCAGATGATTTTTCCTTGCGGAAGATCTTGCGGCAGGCTACCTTTGTGCCGGAAGGCAAGTCAGCCCGCAAACAACTGGTAGATTTCCAGAAGAGCAGACTCCATTTGGCTTTTGTAGTAGACGAATATGGCGAGGTTGTCGGCATAGTCACGCTGGAAGATATTCTCGAGGAAATAGTTGGCGAGATTGAAGACGAGCATGACAGGTTTCTTAGAAGAATCCAGAGACGCAGTGATGGCTCCTATGCTGTAGACGGCAGTTTGTCGATCCGTCACCTCAATAAATGGCTGGGCTGGAACCTGCCTGAGGACGGCTATCAGACAATTGCCGGTTTTGTGCTCACCCTATTTGGCCGCCTCCCTGAAAAGGGCGAGGAAGTTGAGTGGCAAAATTTTAACTTCCGGGTGGATCAGATGTTTGCCAAATCAATAACGAGGATTGTGGTGCAAAAGAAGAAAGAGTCTCTTTGA
- a CDS encoding 4Fe-4S binding protein yields the protein MSVRNIIEIDEEKCDGCGNCVIACAEGAIEIHDGKARIVKESYCDGLGACLGECPQGALTVVVREAEPFDEEAVKEHLERLKGKSGREPTAEAKAACPSVSAMSFAVPDSSALARIGKGESNSLLRNWPVQIELLPINAPFFQDAHLLIAADCFAFAAADFHEQYLDGKVLAVGCPKLDDTSLYLEKLTNILAENTIQAVTIAYMEVPCCSGLVHLVKKALTASGRAVPLTTIKLGVQGNVLEREELPAGEMAAEG from the coding sequence ATGAGTGTAAGAAACATCATTGAGATCGACGAAGAGAAATGTGACGGTTGCGGCAACTGCGTTATCGCCTGTGCAGAGGGTGCCATAGAAATTCATGACGGCAAAGCGCGGATCGTCAAGGAAAGCTACTGTGATGGACTGGGGGCCTGCCTGGGTGAATGCCCGCAAGGCGCTTTGACCGTTGTGGTCAGAGAAGCAGAGCCGTTTGATGAGGAAGCCGTCAAGGAGCATCTGGAAAGGCTCAAGGGGAAATCAGGGCGAGAACCAACAGCCGAGGCAAAAGCTGCCTGTCCGAGTGTGTCAGCAATGAGTTTTGCTGTTCCCGACAGTTCAGCCCTCGCTCGGATTGGCAAGGGAGAATCAAACTCCCTGCTGAGAAACTGGCCTGTTCAGATAGAATTGCTGCCAATAAATGCACCGTTTTTTCAGGATGCCCACCTGCTGATTGCTGCTGACTGTTTTGCTTTTGCCGCAGCAGATTTTCATGAACAATATCTTGACGGCAAGGTGCTGGCAGTAGGGTGCCCCAAGCTGGACGACACATCCTTGTATCTGGAAAAGCTAACCAATATACTGGCCGAGAACACAATCCAGGCGGTGACGATTGCCTATATGGAGGTACCTTGCTGCAGCGGCCTGGTTCATCTAGTAAAAAAAGCCCTGACAGCGAGTGGCAGAGCAGTGCCGCTTACCACCATCAAATTGGGGGTCCAGGGCAATGTACTGGAGCGTGAGGAGTTGCCTGCTGGGGAGATGGCGGCAGAGGGATGA
- a CDS encoding bifunctional nuclease family protein, with protein MTMVEVVPIQEVYLKTDRSSGNMVVLKEREDDKRYFMMFVGDSEFAAIAKEKGLVEAKRPLTHEVYLHILENTPVEFLRVEIYDMRENTYYANIVFRANDEECSVDSRPSDAVALALNRKIPILVNRALFRRELTPEEIKEYEEICKTVKF; from the coding sequence ATGACCATGGTAGAAGTGGTTCCTATTCAAGAGGTCTACTTGAAAACCGACCGGAGTTCAGGAAACATGGTTGTTCTCAAAGAACGTGAAGATGACAAGCGATACTTCATGATGTTTGTTGGCGACTCTGAATTTGCAGCCATTGCCAAAGAAAAAGGTCTTGTTGAAGCCAAACGTCCCCTTACCCATGAGGTCTATTTGCACATTCTCGAAAACACGCCTGTCGAATTCCTGCGCGTTGAAATTTATGATATGCGGGAAAACACTTACTATGCCAATATAGTCTTTCGGGCAAACGACGAGGAATGCAGTGTGGACAGCAGACCAAGCGACGCAGTTGCCCTGGCTTTGAACCGAAAGATACCGATTCTGGTAAACCGCGCATTGTTCCGCCGCGAACTAACCCCAGAGGAGATCAAAGAGTACGAAGAAATCTGCAAGACTGTAAAGTTTTGA